Genomic DNA from Desulfuromonas versatilis:
CAGGCCTATGCCATCAACGACAACAACCTGGTGGTCGGGCGCAAGGGCTCGGTAGGGTTCATCAAACTGGTTGAATAGCTCCAGCCTTCACCTTAGAAACGAAGAGGCTGCCACGCCCGTGGCAGCCTCTTCGTTTTTCGGGCATGTCTGCCTCACTGCAGGCTCGGGTAGCCCTGCAAGTAGACCCAGTCCGTCTCCTTGGCGGGGATGTGGCAGGCCATGCAATCCTTCTGAAAGCTGGTCGCCACGTTTTTCTTGGGATCTTCCGCCTTGAACAGGGCCCAGCCCCACCCTTCCCCCCACAGGGGGTTGCCGGCGAAGCGGTTTTTCCCGTCCTTGACCATGACGAACCACACCGCCGGCTCCCCGGCCCAGCTGGCCCTGCCGGTGGTCAGGTCATCGGTCTTGACGGTGCGGATCTCCTTGACCAGCACCGCGCCATCGGGAAACACGCCGTTCTTCCGGAACGCGGCGACCGATTCGGGTTGCGTGTACACGTCGTGAAAGCCGTAGCCGGGGGCTTTTTCATCGGGGACCACCCAGCTGCCCAGATGTACCCACTCCCCCCGGACCCCGAGGGGAAGGGAAATCGCCCCCTGGGCATCCACGTAGGGCGAGAAGCCGGCGGCGGCATCCAAAATGCCCTTCATGGTCTCCTTGAGGTCCACCGCCCCGGCTCTCTCCCCCGAGGCCATCAGCACCAAAACCAGAAATCCTCCCCACCACAGTCTGCGCATCTTCAATCCTCCCGTTTTGACCGGGACCCCATTGTCCCGGGTGAATAACGAACCCTGCCAGAAGAGGCCCGGCAGAAGGGCGGCGCCACCTCCCCTGGCTCTTCCCTGGCAGGATAAAGATACCACGCTCGGTGCCGATTTCCTGCGCAGCGGATGATTTCGGAGCGCGCAGAAAAAAGGCGGGATTTCTCCCGCCCTTGTTCAACACCGATTCCGCTTATCTGCGCCCGGAACCTCCGCGATGGCCAGAGCCGCCGCGCTTCCCGGACCCACCCTCGAAGCGCCCGCCGTTGCCCCGGAAATCCCCCCGGAACTGCCGGTCGCCACCGCCGCCGCGGTGGTCGCCGCGGAAGAATTTGCCGCCGCGGTCCCCGCGCCACATCCTGTCGCCGCGCTCGCCGCGCAATGACCGGTTCCCCTCGAAGGAGCGACTACCGCGCTCGCCGCCGAACCTGGGGGTGTCGAACACCCTTTGCGGACTGCGGATTTTCACCACCCCACGAAAGTCCCGCTCGCCACTGCGGTCCCTGCGAGCATCGAAACGCCCCTTGTCGTCGATGCGCCGCCGCCCATCGAAATGCTGCCGATCATGGATCTTGGCCGATCCCCGGAAATGCCCATCGCCATGGACATTGAATACCCGCCGGTGCTGGGAATGGTCATGGAAAACGTGTTTGCGGAAATGCTGGCCATGGTGGAAGCGGTGCCCCTTGAAGTGATGATGGCCGCTGGAAAACACGAAGCTGAAGAAGATCGGGTACGGATAGTAGAAGGGGTCGTAGTAGACCCAGGGGTAGGCGTACCGGTAGGGGTCGCGTTCGACGTAGATGTAGGCAGGATTTGCGACCACCTGGGCTGCGGCGGTCGGCGCCTCATCGCTGACGATCTGCCAGGTGCCGTCGGGCTGCCGGCAGGCGGTGCCGTAGCCCTGTTCCTGGCGGCCGGCGACGATGATGGTCTGGATGAATTCCCGGCAGTACAGGCCATCGCCGTTCTGGTAGGTCTGCACCGGCACCATTGCCCCCGAATGGCCCGTGTCGGGGTTGATCCAGGTGCTTTCCTGGCTTGTCTGGTTGTATTCCAGGGCGTACTGGAAGGTTTCGGTCATTGCCGCCTGTTCCGTGGCATCGAACGGCTCACCGCTCTCCTGCCCCCAACCCGGGGCCAGAGCGGCCACGGCCCAGATCAGCACGCACAGCATCGAGATCCACCGTTTCATCGACGTCTCTCCCTCGAAAAGCCGTCCCGTCGGTGGTTTCCCCCGAATAGCTGCGTGGCGGGGAAGTATTTGCTGCTCAATTCTTTTCCGGTTCGAAACCCCGGAACCTGGCCCACCAACCACCAGCGAGGCGTGCTTGCTATCGACTGCATTCGGTCTGCCCTAATTATACCAGAAACAGTCCTCTGCCGGCCCGCTGCGGCGGTTTGGCCCTATTGCGCCTCGATCACCCCGCAGGCGACCCGCGCACCGGCGTTGCCGGTGGGCTGGGAGGTCAGGTCGTCGGCCTGGGCATGAACGATGACCGCCTTGCCGACCACGGAATTCGGCCCGCTGAGCGAAATATGGGGATCCAGCCGTTCATAATGCGCAGTTCCGTCCTCCGCGGCCTCCAGGTTGCCCAAATCCCCTGCATGACGCTCCGTTGCCGGGTTGTCCGGAGCGCCGTGGGGGGTGCTTTCCGGGTTGAAATGACCGCCCGCGGAGGTGGCGTCCGGGGCGCTGCAGTCCCCCTTCTCGTGGAAATGGAAGCCGTGCTGGCCAGGGGTCAGGCCCTTGGCATCGACTACCACCAGCACGCCTCCCTCCTGCTCGGTCAGGGTAAGGGTGCCGCTCGCCTCATTGCCCTCGGTGGGCTTCAGTTCGGCCACCGCGCGGGCCGGAGCGGACTCCGCCATGGCCTTTTCCTCCGGGGCAGAAGGCGCCGGGGTTTGCTGGGCGCTTTGCTGGGGGGCGTCTTTCTTTTCGCAGGCCCCCATGAACAGCAGGGCGAAAAGCGAACAGGCGATTATCATCCATCTGTTGGGTTGTCCGATCATGAAAACTCTCCTTGTCGAGGAAGCTCAGGGCGCCTCGCTGAATTCGCGGCAGCTGCCGGGGCGGGCCCGGCCCATGGTTCCCCTTATACAACCCTTCGGAGGGAAGTCAACCGGCGGCCGGCCACCGTTTCCGGGCCGGTCAACCGGGGCCGGGCCGCAGCGGCTCAAAGAGAAACTCCAGGCCGTTTACCTTGATCTCGTAAACCGTCTGCAGCATCCGCCCCAGCTTCCCCTCGGGAAAGCCCTGGCCG
This window encodes:
- a CDS encoding cytochrome P460 family protein, whose protein sequence is MRRLWWGGFLVLVLMASGERAGAVDLKETMKGILDAAAGFSPYVDAQGAISLPLGVRGEWVHLGSWVVPDEKAPGYGFHDVYTQPESVAAFRKNGVFPDGAVLVKEIRTVKTDDLTTGRASWAGEPAVWFVMVKDGKNRFAGNPLWGEGWGWALFKAEDPKKNVATSFQKDCMACHIPAKETDWVYLQGYPSLQ
- a CDS encoding RT0821/Lpp0805 family surface protein produces the protein MKRWISMLCVLIWAVAALAPGWGQESGEPFDATEQAAMTETFQYALEYNQTSQESTWINPDTGHSGAMVPVQTYQNGDGLYCREFIQTIIVAGRQEQGYGTACRQPDGTWQIVSDEAPTAAAQVVANPAYIYVERDPYRYAYPWVYYDPFYYPYPIFFSFVFSSGHHHFKGHRFHHGQHFRKHVFHDHSQHRRVFNVHGDGHFRGSAKIHDRQHFDGRRRIDDKGRFDARRDRSGERDFRGVVKIRSPQRVFDTPRFGGERGSRSFEGNRSLRGERGDRMWRGDRGGKFFRGDHRGGGGDRQFRGDFRGNGGRFEGGSGKRGGSGHRGGSGRR
- a CDS encoding superoxide dismutase family protein, which encodes MIGQPNRWMIIACSLFALLFMGACEKKDAPQQSAQQTPAPSAPEEKAMAESAPARAVAELKPTEGNEASGTLTLTEQEGGVLVVVDAKGLTPGQHGFHFHEKGDCSAPDATSAGGHFNPESTPHGAPDNPATERHAGDLGNLEAAEDGTAHYERLDPHISLSGPNSVVGKAVIVHAQADDLTSQPTGNAGARVACGVIEAQ